The stretch of DNA CCAAGGTTTGCACTCAGAATCCACGTTTTGTGATAAAAGCCATTAAGCTCTTAAAAATAAATGCCCTGATCCTCCACTCACTTGTTATTCAGAAGCAGCTTAACAAGCTATATAAAATCTAGAGCAGAGCTGTCGTTTAGTACATAATTAATGTTATAAGTCTTCCCTAGTAAAACCAGTCAGGCGTCATGAGCTTACCTAGCCGATTTGAAAATGTGAAATTGTCTTTGCTCATGTTTATTGTCACAATAGGCTTGGATTCTTATAGCTCATCAGCACAGAAGATTCCCAGTTAGGTAGTTTCAAGCACAAACTTAAACAGGGGGAAATAGTCCGGGAGAAATAAAGACCCATGGAGaagagggtgtgtttttttatttaaaattttttaaaatcactgtaGCAGGCATGAGTACAAGTGCTCCAGAAGCtgagagttctctctctctcttgtattaGAGAGAGTGCGTTTGCTACAAAGGACAGCACACATGTTGCATGGCTCAAACACCCCACACATCAAAGCACACTacagcccccctgccccattcctCAGCTGATCTATGCAGATAGACAAACTACAATGggaagaaacaaaattaaaaaatccttccagcagcaccttagagaccagctaagtttgtcattggtatgagctttcgtgtgcatgcacacatcttcagatacttcagatctgaagaagtgtgcatgcacatgaaagcttatacctaagacaaacctagttggtctctaaggtgctattggaaggattttttaattttgttcagaAAGCTCCTTGTAAGATAACTCCCAAGAAGCTAACCTGCCTGTGGCAATCCTTTTGTTTTATTGCTCTATGTGCAACCAGGTCCCTTGCAGAACAGGCAAATAAGGTTATTTGCGCTGCACGCCCCCAAAGGTCATTCTGGAAGAATGGCTGCATCAAGtatttcaagtcctgcttgctCCTATTCAAAACATCATCTGCGGGGCTCATTTGGCTTCACAACACCATGAAGCTCATATAAGGAACATAAAATTGAAACTTGGCTTCAACCATAGGAGAACTCACAGCATATCACAACTATATACAAGTTGTGGGATCCAATGCTGAATTGTTTTCCAGGGTCCCACATCTTCTTTTGTCTTGAAAAAAGCCCTCCTACATAACCACATCTGGATAGGAGCCTAGCAGCACCAGactctgcctctttctttctttctttctttctttcttctctctctctctctctctctctctttctttctttctttctttctttctttctttctttctttctttctttctttctttctttctttcctttaacAACAATGTGTCACCACCCTCCAGCGACTCAGGATAGTTGCTtcagcccacccacccaaccttttttttgaaaagtagaGCCTGGCTGCTTGCAGGACAAAGTTGTCTCCAAGACACACCCAAAACTGATTAATGCTTTCCCCGAGGAAGTCTGCCAAGTCAACACACTGTTTAGTTTTATGAAATTCGTCTTCTATAATGGGCTGGGTGCAGCTGGACAATTTTAGACCCTGGACTCTTTAGGCTCGATGCATATGAATCGGGTAAAGTAATGCAGCTCTTGCCTTCCCCCCACCCAGTCCCATGCTTTATATGTAATTCTACCTTGAATACGAGCAGCTTTGCATTTTAATCCAAATTAGATCATAGCACAGTCATGAATATGGGAATAAAAGGGGTATgagtctgctgctgctgtgatgaGAAACACATTTGATGGAGAATGAGTGCCATTGTGTTGTAGAAAATTGTTGTGTTTTAAGGTAACACACAATGCAATGGGCACCTGTCATCATGGACCCACCTGACCTCCAACCCAGCAatccatatatttaaagaaaaataaatgatgcTGTGATAAACAGCATGAATCCTCGTAGTCCTTTATATTTAgccctttatatttttaattgtcccctccccactccccacctggCCCGCTGCACTAcattgaatagaatcatagaattgtagagtgggaagagacCCCGATCCAACCCCATGCAcagtggtggagagcaggcgggggcggggctggcgtgcatTCTGGGCGCACGTTGCACCACCCGCGGAGCGgggcgcccagcgcgggcggggggcagccacGGTGGCACCCTTGGGATCGCACTGCTGGGGCGcagcgcccctatcgccccccctcttcctatgcccctgccccTGCAATGCCGCCCCCTGCcgcccctgggtgggcttgaaccaccaaccttctggttaacaatcAGACGCACTAACGCAGgtggtttaaataaaataaaatttcataaatgttaagaaattaacttaaaataataataatagagaaatGGACAGCAACATAGCCCCCGCTCTCCAAAAGACCCCATCAATTTAAATGTGCACgcacgcatgcgcacacacagagagatatacAGCACCCCCATCCTGGGTCAGGGCATCCTTGCAGGGTGGATGCAGTCAGAAATGCACAGTTATACAGCAGGCATCCACGTAACACAGGGTAGAAGCAAAGAACATACTAACAGGTCCACCACAGGTAGTTAAGGGCATATGGCATAGGCGCGCAGAACAAAAAGCATAAGACGTTTTTACCTGTCGAGGTTGTGTTGGAGATGGCTGCACACGCCGCTGAACCGGAGCCGGGTGCATCAtttgttgcagctgctgctgcatgaCTTGGCTGCTGTTAACTTGCTGGGGCTGTTGAGGGGGTGCAGCTTGTGGTGGCGGTGGGGGCACCGGCCCCGGCGACTGCAGATAGTGCAGGAGCGTTTGCCTAGAGCCTGCAGGCAAAGACGGCATCTTCTGAGGAGCTGCAGGCTCAGAGCTGAAATGGGACAGCGGCTTGGTGTTATTGAAGGAGAATTGGTCTTGGCTGCCCAGGTCGCTTTCGTTCATCAAGCTCGGCTGCATGTTGTTGGAGGGCTGCTGCATCATCATGCCCATGTTTTTGGCCTGGGTTGCTGACATGGGTTTGTAGAGAGCGCCCTGCATGCTGGCTGAGCTGCTTGTAGAGGCGGTGCTTGGCATCATGGTGCCCTGAGGGCTAAAGGGCTGCTGGTGCAGGGCAGGGCTCGACAACTTCTCTGGCCTGTATGGTGGGGAGGGCCTGGTATTTGTGGTCACCAGGCTGTTCTGCGGGCTTTTGATGCTGCCGCCGGATATGTTGGTCAGGATAGGATTTGGCGGGCTGAATGGCTGCTGGTTGAGAACCGGGCTGGAAAGCTTCTCGGAACCGTAAGGAGGAGATGGACCGCTGGGCGGGTTGTTACCAGATGTTATGCTGGAGAGCAGGGAGTTCTGAGGACTCTGAATGCTGCTCCCTGGCACACTGCTAGAGCTCATGCCAGACACCATGACATTCTGAGGGCTGAACGGCTGGTGGTGAGGGGAGGATCCCTGTTGATAAGGAGGAGAGAGGCCTTGTGACGACATAGCAGGCCAACTGGAAGCTTGAGGCTTAGCAGTTGGGCCTTGCTTGCTTGCAGCCAGTTGCTTTAGCTGCTGCGCATGCCAGTTAGTGCCAGGCATGCTGGGCATAGCTCCTTGGAGCATAGACTGAGCCTGGCTCTTGTTTGGCGCGTTGTTTGAAGAAACCGGTGAACCAATGTTCTTGCTTTGGTTCGGAACCAGGTAGCTTGCGCCAGCTGACGAGGGTCTCATTTGAGGAGACCCCTGCGAGAAGTCTTTGTTGGGCACATGGCTGTCGAATTGCGGGGTCTGCGGAGAGGCCTTTGGAGTGCTGCTGACGGGCGGCTGCGGGTGGCATGGGCCACTGAGGGGATCTTTCTCCAAGATGTTGTCAAGGTCCAACTCGTTGGGAGAAGGATCGGGCAGTTTCGTCAGCTCCTCCAGCAGATCTTGCAGCTCCTGGTCCACACCATGCATGCTGCCCCCTTTCTCATCAAAATGGCCACCTAATGGCCCCTTCTGTGCTACCTCATTGTTAGGTGGCACTTGAAATGGAGAACCTATACTGCTACCACTCATGTGATTGTTATCAAGCAACATTCCATGCCCTGCCACTCCCATAGAGGATGCACTGTGGCTGGTGGGGAATGGGGACTGCTGCATATCTGTGCACGAAACAGGATTGGCCCCTTGTCCCATGGAAAGAGTGACATCATCAAGACAGAGTCTCTTACTGTCGCTTGGAAAGCTGGCCTCAGGCATGGTGGTAGAGGTTGGAGAACTGTCATCATCTACCTTTCTCTTAATGGGTCCCTGTAAGACAAAAACGTTTTTATTAACCTGACAGGGAATTCTAAACCTGCAAAGGAAACTAGTGAaatattctaaaaataaataaatatcaggaCAGCTCAATTCAGGATTACCCAAAAAATCCAGGCATAAGGCAAAATTCTATTTAAAACAATTCCCTCCCCAAAACCACCTTCAGTTAAGTCCTTGTTTAGCTCCCACCCATCTTGATCTCCACTGCAAAAATTATCTAAGTATGGAATTAGGGCCTGGTTTCCTATCGCTTCTCCCATTCATCCTGCTCGTTTCATTTTCACCCTCTCAGCTTCTAAGGACTGCTAGCTGATTGAGGGCAGAGACCTATCTTTGTTTCTTATACTAAAAAACTCTATATTTTTATAACACATATTCTTAGAAATGTTTAGCATTTTCTGTCATGCTGTCATAATTATGAGAGAACTCAGATCATTCATATAGATACGTATGTTTATATATGTTCACATTTTGAAGATCTGGGTTCTCCTTTAATTATGGCAGCATGCTTTGTGTTCCCAGTGAACAAACCAACCACCCATTCTATAGATATTAATTTTTTGTTCAAACAATAGCAGGTATGAATGAAATCATGGACCAAAGCTGGCAAAGCATAGCCAGCAAGGGATATTAAGTTCATACTGAGGCAGCTCAACTATTTTACATTCCTTACAGGCAGAGCGTTTGAAATAATCAGCATACTTTTTAAaccaaggaaaacaaaacagtCTCAGCTATTTAAACAGACTATAATCTTTCAAGCTACCTAAACCACAGGTGTTTCCAGCCTGCACAAAAACAGCAACTGACAGCTAAGGACTTAATTTATTTTAGCCATCCGCAATCCATACCAGTCAACCTGttgttacttgggggggggggagaattgtaAATATTACCttaatttattaaacaaaaaatgTTAGAATAGCATAGATTTTATGATAAGAATGACTTCTGTAACAGAGCAATTTGGGAAACCAGAAACCAGCAAGAGAAAAGtaagacacacaccccaatagGGTCACAATATTATTAAAGCAAAATACAgggatacctcggtttacaaacacttcgggttacagactccactaacccggaagtactacctcgggttaagaactttgagaacggGAATCGCGTgccggcggtgcagcggcagcaggaggccccattagctaaagtggtacctcaggttaagaacagtttcaggttaagaacggacctccagaacgaattaagttcgtaaccagaggtaccactgtacaacgtTTCAATCAGGGCCACTTGAGATGGCTTGTCAATCTCGTCAAAATGCAATTATCTGTGGCCCACCATGTTAATAAGCATGACCTAGGTGCCAACAGGATTAAATCATTTATTAATGCTGCTGCTTTGAGTTAAGGGTATTAAAATTATGCTCTTATTTATCAAGAGGGAGATAGTGCCTTTGGAAATTATCTAAAGACTGGCCATCACTTTTATAAAAAGAAGAGACTGTACTCAACGATATTCCGAAAGGAGGCATGAAGGCTCATTGAGCAACATAATCAACGTAGCACTGCAAAATGCTCAATACTCTTTATTAAGATTACCTTCTAAAAAGTCTggctgttgggtgtgtgtgtgttatattttaacttatacaaaataaaaagtgATCACTTACATTACACAATGTAAATTTAATCTTATTCCACAATCCTTCATCCTAGTTGCACTTTAAGATTCCACCTTAAGAAACATGGGTATAAtcaaggcgggggggggcagctgtccgcccccccatcaagtaaaagtCAGTGCCTGCTTTTGTTACAGGTATGCATGTCATTGAAAGGTGTGAGCCATTCCCTGCAGAACAACAGAAtttaggatacagtggtaccttggtttaagaacagcttaccatagtttatgaacaacttgaatTAAGAACACTGCGAACCCagaagtgttttggtttgtgaactttgccttggaagcagaacatgttctgcttcctgttaaGCGTAAATTGAGTGcccccccccgctgctatgggaaagcacgccttggtttaagaacactttggtataagaacagacttccggaatggattaagttcgtaaaccaaggtactgtaCCACTATACTACAGCGGTGGGTCCAACTGGCCATCTCTCTTGCTCAGCCAGTCAGCAATTGTACCCCTAGAGCAGTCATTCAGCACCTTGCAGAGAATAAGACCTGGCTAAAGTTAAGGATGTCAGGGGAGCGCCTCAATGGGCTTTGCTTACTGAGTGTGTACAGAAAAACTTCATTGTGGAAAAAGGAGGAAGTAgatgcgtgtgtttgtgtgtgtgcacacagacacacgttttagtttagctttttttaaagaaataagacaaaagggtgtgttctttgtaattttgcaaaatatactcgTTAACCACATAAAAGGTACTC from Zootoca vivipara chromosome Z, rZooViv1.1, whole genome shotgun sequence encodes:
- the MAMLD1 gene encoding mastermind-like domain-containing protein 1 isoform X1; amino-acid sequence: MLLVSPRVDAPRMEPHIPGPIKRKVDDDSSPTSTTMPEASFPSDSKRLCLDDVTLSMGQGANPVSCTDMQQSPFPTSHSASSMGVAGHGMLLDNNHMSGSSIGSPFQVPPNNEVAQKGPLGGHFDEKGGSMHGVDQELQDLLEELTKLPDPSPNELDLDNILEKDPLSGPCHPQPPVSSTPKASPQTPQFDSHVPNKDFSQGSPQMRPSSAGASYLVPNQSKNIGSPVSSNNAPNKSQAQSMLQGAMPSMPGTNWHAQQLKQLAASKQGPTAKPQASSWPAMSSQGLSPPYQQGSSPHHQPFSPQNVMVSGMSSSSVPGSSIQSPQNSLLSSITSGNNPPSGPSPPYGSEKLSSPVLNQQPFSPPNPILTNISGGSIKSPQNSLVTTNTRPSPPYRPEKLSSPALHQQPFSPQGTMMPSTASTSSSASMQGALYKPMSATQAKNMGMMMQQPSNNMQPSLMNESDLGSQDQFSFNNTKPLSHFSSEPAAPQKMPSLPAGSRQTLLHYLQSPGPVPPPPPQAAPPQQPQQVNSSQVMQQQLQQMMHPAPVQRRVQPSPTQPRQEQTSAIIARLQEPLEIPPAVPASSLVNGCNIRNHLLKQQIMRRQQQQQLQEKQRHGMMGVASEQRGHFVGQLMNQFPAVSQPMPADCTQSMPTPPSNHRLMSSPQAMLQSALGSGITQVSPVNQNTGAVVMIAHSPNKQPGMYPPNAEFSLPIRQSQNSLAMSSGCQTVHGHPTVRPGMVLASFASGSLANHTSQQQHLRQPTMPRMANVYSTSAQMWSPRMPNQSQMDANMQQFSGNAVFSKQNARPNLSGPSFTQSVAPPNQIAPGVHARQMQKASMGQSGQNLGPLNNQNLRPNLTRVPLQAAMNVMKPMPQGVTSFNQLSAAHPVGPPTYPGSAGQSSGSFSRMSTASEMQPQYDFLVQQNDAILSDNCSEADFIDNLMKNSGGGSGSSDEEWLNNLTMIDDILGQQSSGHV
- the MAMLD1 gene encoding mastermind-like domain-containing protein 1 isoform X2, producing the protein MLLVSPRVDAPRMEPHIPGPIKRKVDDDSSPTSTTMPEASFPSDSKRLCLDDVTLSMGQGANPVSCTDMQQSPFPTSHSASSMGVAGHGMLLDNNHMSGSSIGSPFQVPPNNEVAQKGPLGGHFDEKGGSMHGVDQELQDLLEELTKLPDPSPNELDLDNILEKDPLSGPCHPQPPVSSTPKASPQTPQFDSHVPNKDFSQGSPQMRPSSAGASYLVPNQSKNIGSPVSSNNAPNKSQAQSMLQGAMPSMPGTNWHAQQLKQLAASKQGPTAKPQASSWPAMSSQGLSPPYQQGSSPHHQPFSPQNVMVSGMSSSSVPGSSIQSPQNSLLSSITSGNNPPSGPSPPYGSEKLSSPVLNQQPFSPPNPILTNISGGSIKSPQNSLVTTNTRPSPPYRPEKLSSPALHQQPFSPQGTMMPSTASTSSSASMQGALYKPMSATQAKNMGMMMQQPSNNMQPSLMNESDLGSQDQFSFNNTKPLSHFSSEPAAPQKMPSLPAGSRQTLLHYLQSPGPVPPPPPQAAPPQQPQQVNSSQVMQQQLQQMMHPAPVQRRVQPSPTQPRQTSAIIARLQEPLEIPPAVPASSLVNGCNIRNHLLKQQIMRRQQQQQLQEKQRHGMMGVASEQRGHFVGQLMNQFPAVSQPMPADCTQSMPTPPSNHRLMSSPQAMLQSALGSGITQVSPVNQNTGAVVMIAHSPNKQPGMYPPNAEFSLPIRQSQNSLAMSSGCQTVHGHPTVRPGMVLASFASGSLANHTSQQQHLRQPTMPRMANVYSTSAQMWSPRMPNQSQMDANMQQFSGNAVFSKQNARPNLSGPSFTQSVAPPNQIAPGVHARQMQKASMGQSGQNLGPLNNQNLRPNLTRVPLQAAMNVMKPMPQGVTSFNQLSAAHPVGPPTYPGSAGQSSGSFSRMSTASEMQPQYDFLVQQNDAILSDNCSEADFIDNLMKNSGGGSGSSDEEWLNNLTMIDDILGQQSSGHV